The Caldisericaceae bacterium genomic sequence AGAATGTTCCAACTATTATCCTTCCAGGTGCTTTCTCCATAATTTTGTAAAGATTCTGCCCAACTATTGATTCGGAACCAGTTAAACCACTTTCATCAGCGTTCGTTGAATCAGAAAAAAGCACATCAATTCCTTCTCTTGCAATACTTTCGAGTTTTTCAATATCCATGGGTTTACCGTCAATAGGTATTGCATCAAATTTATAATCACCTGTAAAAAAGACTCTTCCCTCATTAGTTTTTACAACAACACCAAAACTTGCAGGGATACTATGAGTAACGGAAATAAAGGTAAACTCAAAATTACCTATTTTAACAACATCCCTTGCCTTGACAACTTGAAAATTTAGGCTACTTTTCAATTTTGGTGGAATATTTTCTTTCACCAAACCCAAAGTTAGATCAGAACCTAAAATTATCGATGGCTTTACCTCTTCTAATAAGTATTTCAAACCACCGATGTGGTCGAGATGACCATGTGTAAGCACAATTGCCTTGAGCTTATTTTTATTTTTCAATATGTAATTGTAATCGGGAATTATAAAATCAACACCAAAAAGATCTGGTGGTGGAAACTTAAACCCAAAGTCAACAATAGCTAAATCTCCTCTATACTCAAGAAGAGTTGCATTTTTACCAATTTCTCCTATTCCACCTAAGGGAATAATCTTAAATTCGTCTTTCATTTTTTTCCTCATTTATTTTAAATTTTTATATCGCAATTATTCTATCTTTTTACATTATATACGAAATCTTTTTTAGTTAAAGAAAACCTATTAAAGAGTTTACGTGTCTTAACAACCGAACAGAAGAGAAACTCATTTAGTGTATATCCCCTCTTGACATCTCCTTAAAAATCAGTAAAATATAAAGGTATTGGGGCGTAGCCAAGCGGTAAGGCAACGGACTTTGGATCCGTCATTCGAAGGTTCGAATCCTTCCGCCCCAGCCAATTTAAAAAATATCTGTAAAAAAGTTGATCTCAAAGGTATCACCTGATTTTAAGATGTCAATGACTGCTATTTTATAGTCTACATCTCTTCCTTTAAGGTAGAAGTCAATTGAATTTTTGATGTGACTAATTTTTGTCTCTCCTATTGCTTCACTACCTCTACCGAATAAAACACTGCTCCTTGTTTTTACCTCAACAAAATATAGTGTTTTCAACTTTTCTGCTATTATGTCTATTTCTCCAAAAGGCGTTCTATAATTCCTTTCAAGAATTTTGAATTTGTTCTCTTTAAGAAATCGGACTGCCTTTTCTTCTCCTATTCTACCCAAAGAGTTTTTCACTATATAACTTCCTTAAAAATTTCTCCCTGTGAATTGGTGTTTTTCCATGGGTTTCAATTGCTTTAAAATGTTCTTTTGTTCCATACCCTTTATTTTTTTCAAACCCGTAGTGAGGAAAAACATCCGCAAGACTATCCATAATCCAATCCCTATAGACTTTTGCAACAATAGAAGCACAACTTATCTCGTAGATAAAGGAATCACCAGAAACAACAGTCTTTTGCTTAAAAGGAATGTCATTAATTTTTTTATTACCGTCAACCAAAACAAAAATTGAATAAGAGCCGCTTTCCTTATTTTTTAGAGAAATTTCAAAACTTTCCAAGGCACGTTTCATAGAAAGTAAAGTTGCATTTAGTATGTTTAGCTTATCAATTTCTTCAACAGTAGCAACACCAACACCTACGGAAACTGCTTTATTGATGATTTCATAAAAGAGAGAAAGTCGTTTCTTAGGAGAAAGTTTTTTTGAGTCTTTAATTCCTTCTATTTTGGTTGTAATTGCAACGGCTGCGGAAACTACAGGCCCTGCTAAAGGGCCTCTTCCAACCTCATCTACTCCGACTTTAAGGATTTTCTCCACTATACGCAAGTAAATATTTAAGGTGATTTAAGGGCCAATATACAACAATTGCCTTTCCAATAATACTTGAAATTTTAATAGGACCAAATGAACGTGAATCAAGACTCACTGACCTATTATCTCCCATAACAAAAACTGAATCAGAGGGTATCTTAACTTCCCCCATATCCTGCATAGGTGAGTTTATATAAGGTTCTTTTAATGGTTTATCGTTAATGAAAACAACACCATTTTGAATTGAAATAGTTTCATTGGGAAGACCAATTACTCTTTTGATATACTTATCAGTTGAGTTATTTGGAGGAGTAAAGACAACAATATCGCCTCTTTGAGGTTTATAGAATCTGTAAGATATCTTTTCTACCAAAACAAGGTCATTAGGTTGAAGAGTTGAAACCATTGAGGTCATTTCCACTCTATAGGGTTGTATTACATAAGCCCTTATTAAAAACGACAATAGGAATGCACTTACTAATAAAATAATCCAGTTTCGAATTTCTTTTACAAAATCATCCATTATTACTCTTCGCTATTTTTCTCTACCTTTTCTTTGTTTGGTGTTTCAACTTTTTCCTTAACAACTTGGGCTTTACCAACCCTACTTCTAAGGTAGTAAAGCTTTGCTCTTCGGACATCACCTTTTCTTTTTGTTTCAATCTTCTTAATTAAAGGCGAATGTAAGGGAAAAACTCTTTCGACACCAACACCGTATGACACTTTCCTTACAGTAAATGATGCGTTAATATTACCCGAACTTTTGGCAATTACCACGCCTTCAAATACTTGAACTCTTTCTTTTCCGCTTTCTTTCACTCTTACATGTACCCTTACGGTATCGCCTACACTAAATTCAGGTCTTTCCTTAATATACTCGTTTTCAATTTCCTTAATAACTTCCTTCATATTTAATCAACCCCTTTCATTTTTCGAAAGTTACCAAATTATTATACAGATTTTGAATTGTTTTGCAACAAAATCAACACACTTTTATGGTATAATTAACCATATTATTATAAACTCATAAATAAAGGCGGTCTATGGAAAATAAGAAAAGTATTATAGTAAACACAAGTTTATTTTTACTATTTTTGATTTGGGCAAATTCCTATACTTTTATAAAAATCGCACAAAGACAACTTACTCCTTTAGCACTTGTTTTAGCAAGGTTTTTTATTGTCTTTCCATTTCTATTTTTATTCAAAGAACTTTATACGGGCTTAAAGAAAATTAAAAGTTTAAGTATTTTTTTAAAAATCCTTTTAATTGGAATACTCATCGTCCCTTCATACCATCTTGCTTTAAACACTGCAGAAACAATGATTAATGCATCCGTTGCAGCACTAATTGCAGGATTCAGTCCCATCATTACTAGTATTCTCTCTACGCTTATTCTTAAAGAAAAATTAGAACAAAAAAGAATTCTTGGGCTTATCATCTCTTTTATAGGAGTAATTACTCTTACATACGGCATTTCCAATAGTTTCAAAATCGAAAACATTTTAGGAGTGTTTTTAAGCCTTTTAGCAGTAACTTCATGGGCTCTTGCAACAGTAATTTCCAAATCGACTTACAAACACTTTAAACCGATCGAATTAAACACACTTGGTTTGTTCTTTGGCACAATTTTACTTATTCCTTTTACTAATGTTAGTCACATACAAAAACTATTAACGATCAATAAAACAACGATTTTTGCTA encodes the following:
- the lepB gene encoding signal peptidase I encodes the protein MDDFVKEIRNWIILLVSAFLLSFLIRAYVIQPYRVEMTSMVSTLQPNDLVLVEKISYRFYKPQRGDIVVFTPPNNSTDKYIKRVIGLPNETISIQNGVVFINDKPLKEPYINSPMQDMGEVKIPSDSVFVMGDNRSVSLDSRSFGPIKISSIIGKAIVVYWPLNHLKYLLAYSGENP
- a CDS encoding EamA family transporter, giving the protein MENKKSIIVNTSLFLLFLIWANSYTFIKIAQRQLTPLALVLARFFIVFPFLFLFKELYTGLKKIKSLSIFLKILLIGILIVPSYHLALNTAETMINASVAALIAGFSPIITSILSTLILKEKLEQKRILGLIISFIGVITLTYGISNSFKIENILGVFLSLLAVTSWALATVISKSTYKHFKPIELNTLGLFFGTILLIPFTNVSHIQKLLTINKTTIFAILYLGILSILIGYTVWFKALEYKEASTTATFIYLNPII
- the rplS gene encoding 50S ribosomal protein L19, yielding MKEVIKEIENEYIKERPEFSVGDTVRVHVRVKESGKERVQVFEGVVIAKSSGNINASFTVRKVSYGVGVERVFPLHSPLIKKIETKRKGDVRRAKLYYLRSRVGKAQVVKEKVETPNKEKVEKNSEE
- a CDS encoding YraN family protein: MKNSLGRIGEEKAVRFLKENKFKILERNYRTPFGEIDIIAEKLKTLYFVEVKTRSSVLFGRGSEAIGETKISHIKNSIDFYLKGRDVDYKIAVIDILKSGDTFEINFFTDIF
- a CDS encoding ribonuclease HII; protein product: MEKILKVGVDEVGRGPLAGPVVSAAVAITTKIEGIKDSKKLSPKKRLSLFYEIINKAVSVGVGVATVEEIDKLNILNATLLSMKRALESFEISLKNKESGSYSIFVLVDGNKKINDIPFKQKTVVSGDSFIYEISCASIVAKVYRDWIMDSLADVFPHYGFEKNKGYGTKEHFKAIETHGKTPIHREKFLRKLYSEKLFG